The Arvicola amphibius chromosome 4, mArvAmp1.2, whole genome shotgun sequence genome includes the window ggagggagggagggagggagcaagagagagagagagagagagagagaatatggagaGATTGGAGATACAGTTTGGTAGGTAAGAgaattttctgctcttgcagaggctccTAGTTCAGTTCCAGCTTCTAGTTCACAATGGCCTGTAATTTTAGCTCCTGCTCTGGGCTCTTAggacattgcacacacatgtatgtgccctCCCcctgacaaacacacagacacatacgtcAAAAAGTGAAACAACTCTgcttttttttgaagcagggtttctctgtgttgcactggcccagactagcctcaaactcagagatccatttgcctttgcctcctgagtactgagatgaaaggcatgcgccaccaccgccccacaaaacaactctttttaaaagaaaaaatggaagaaagggatTTGAGCAGCCAGGCATGGCGTTTGCACACTGGTCCTCCAGCAGGGGTATCCGGAGGCCTGCCCCCATCACATGGCCTTCCAGTACCTTCATAAATGTTATTTTGTTGCGTGCTTTGATGTTGTAAAACGCTAAATTGTGTCACTTTAAACCTTTCCCCACCCAGGTCTCCAGCGTTTTGAGGGAAACTTCAGGACCTTCAGGCATCACCCCAACTCTGGATATGAGCCACACTGAGGCTGTGCGGATTGGAGGGGACACCCCGCCCCCTAGCGGCCACAGTGAGAAGCACCGTACAGAGCACAGATGCTTCAACCAcagctccctcttcctcttcccacccttccctcccttccctctatccctccttctttccttcttcccttctctctccttcctccatcttctctcctctcctcccagcttctcctccccttttcGTGTGTAGAGGATGAACCCAGGACCCATCACAAGCCAGGCAAGTACTTTTCTACTGaaccacacacacagctacaacTCCTTCCAAAGTCGTTGAGATTTTGAGAGTCTTAGCTCAAGGCAGACGTTCAGTGTGTacgtctcactatgtaaccctggctggcttggcAGGACTAttctcctgccttaacctccttGGTCGTGGCATGATAGCTGTACCATGGTGACAGGGTTGCTTCATTATACTTTTGGGTTTTatccaaggcaggaactcacgcaagcagggcaggaacctggaggcaggagctgaagcagaggccatggagggtgctgcttcctggtttgttccccatggcttgctcagtctgctttcttatggaactcaggaccaccagcccaggattgATGTTGTCTGTCcacatcagtcaagaaaatgtgccTCAGGCTTGCCCACAAGCTCAtccagaggcattttctcagttgtggttccCTCTGCTCAGACAACTCTAGCTAGGGTCAAGCTGAGCAAAGTGACCAGGACACCGTGTGTCTTGTGGATGCTCATCTTTCATGACACTGAGGACATAAGAACAAATTTAGGGCTGGTGAGAGGACATGCTGGACAGAGGCTGGCCATCAAGGCTGACTTGATTTTGATCCCTGGGATCAACATGGCGGAACACCTGACTGCCGaacgttgttctctgaccccacGCACACCAGCTAAATACATTACTagtaataaataagtaatttaaaacaaACCTATTTAGTTTGACTGTTAAGATTTGCTAATGTGTACAAACACTCCACCACTGAGATCAAGACACTTTGACCTTTTTCTAAACATGGTGATGCAGACATGTTATTCCAGttttctgggaggctgaggcagaagaatcacaaaacagagtgaattcaaggataGGCCTTGTcccaaaagaaattgaaaaaaggtgaactggggatgtagctcaggggtagagcccctgcctataACCCCCAGTGAGTGACTGGGCCATGGCTCACATATCAAGCCCCTGTCTAAGCCACTAATAGCAGTACAGACACTTTCCACTTGAAATCCTGAGTTGAGCAATCTTACTGAAGCCTTGGGTCTCCTGTCAATGATAACAGAAGCTTAAAAATGGCAGCAccactgggtagtggtggcacatgccgttaatcccagcactcaggaaggagaggccagcctggtctacagagttatatccaggacacctagggctacacagaaacccaacttgaaaaacaaacaaagaaacaaatggcaGCATCAATTAGTGACAGAGCTGATAGCCCTTGGTGAGTTCTCATTCCCCCACTCAGCTCGATCACTATCAAAACAGCAGAATAATTCGTATATGGCCTGGCTAGCTAGGGTCACCCTGACTCACTGTCTTCTACTTAGGTAAAATCTGACCTAAGCAAAATTACTGCCAAGGTCAGCAGAGGCTGGAAGTTTCAGAGTCTTGTTGGCTGTTCTTTGTGGATTTTAGACGTTGGATATTGGAGTCCTGGCCTGTGAtgacttctttccttctcctcttccttctccccctcactCTTTTCATCCTCctggttcttctttttcttcttctgtctcctcttttttctttttccgtctcctcttttttcttccttctcttcctccttctttgagacaggatctcactgtgtagccctcgctggcctggaactcactaagtagacaaGGCTGCCCTCGAATCACAGATacacacctgcctctctctgtagattgctgggatcaaaggtgtgtgcaccataCCCTGCATGCCCTGTTGAAGCGTGGCGATCgggcggcaatgggaaataatcaaaaccagCCTTATCCgaattaatcagctttaataaagttAGGAAAATGGGGTAtgcttacagagccaaggttacagtgaagagcagggaaacCAGACGGGAAGGGCTTACCAAAacctggttcttttaaaggtatttttctccctagagcggccacgcccctcagacaagggattggtcagcctccccaacacccTGTGACTTTcctagaaagaaatgaagagagaaaagtttGTTCAGTCTTGATAGACACTGATCACAGACCAAAGAAATCACTCTACCCAGTCTAGTTTATGGCACCAATGCGTTCCCTGGGGTCACCTAGAGAGTATGGGTGACTCAAGGGAGCTCCCCAAGTTCACCCCGATGATGGTCGACTCTCAAAGGCTGCATCTCTTGCAGGCAGCTCCATCTTATAGTCCCCCCCAGAAGTTCCAACTGCTTTATAACCTCGAGGAGGGGCCTTGCAAATACTGCAAATCTGAGGAGTTTCCCGAGActtgtaaattttgtttatttccttcacATATGATATGAACCTTCGTCCTTTCTCCAGGAGTTTGGAGGAAATCATCAGACAACAATTTCTCCCCGACTGCAGAAATGTTAGTCATGGGTGAGGAAGGTTCACTATTAGAGCTGCCGCTGTTCACTTTCTGTGACTATAACACAGTGCTGTAGACTGATAACTTATaaggaaaagaggtttattttgctttgtggTTCTGTGAATACAAGGTTGAAGGCCCACATCTGTTAATGGTTCTTTTTTGGAAACAGTCCAGATTTGCTTCAAACTCAATATGTACCCGAGAATGACCTTAGacggctttttaattttttgttttgttttttgtttgtttggttttttgagacctggtttctttgtagatttggagccttccctggaactagctcttatagaccaggctgtcctcgaactcacagagatctgcctgcctctgcctcctgagttctgggattaaaggtgtgtgccaccaccgcctggcggctttttaatttgtatttaccattattttaatgtgtgtatgtatttttgcatatatgtatgtgtgtgtgcacatgtggggtTGATGTTAGGATTCCTCTTCCACTCCTCCACCTTATTCTAGATCACTGATGTGGCTAGTCTgtctagccagcttgctctggggaatcCCATCTCTGCCTTTGGAGGCTGGATTAGAGGTGGGCTATCACGACCAGCCAGCAtttgtgtgggctctggggatctgaactcacatTATTCTGCTTATGTGGCAAGTACTTCAGGGCTGCAGCCATTTCTGCGGGCTGACTGTGAaatcccaatcctcctgcctccacctctccagtgctggggtgacaggtgcTTCACCATGCACAGCCTAAAACACCTGCCCTcctatttaaataatttacaaaacatttattatgtgtgtatgtgccatatGTGTGTGGAGCTGGAGGAGAAATTTGGatctcctgcagctggagttacagacggttgtgagctgtatgacgtgggtgctgggaacccaacacAGGTCCTATACAGGACCAGCAGGTGCTCTAAACGACTGACTCACCAGCCTTCCCcttaatgtattattattattattactattattattattattatgtttttttgagacaggatttctcagtgtagccctggctgtcctgcactcactctgtagaccaggctggccttgaactcacagaggtccaacTTCCtcggtctcctgagtgctgggattaaaggtatgtgccccactgcctggctaaatgtATTTTTTGAGGCAGCTTCTTGCTATGTGTCCCATGCTGGCTGAGACTTGAGGTGCCCTTCCTGCCTTGGTGCCCCTGTACGAGTGcagggatgacaggcatgcaccccGAGCTGGAGTGTAACTCCTAGCTTTCACACAGAAGTGAGACATGCaccctggaggaggaagctggcCAGTTGCAGTAAACCACGCATGTATACAGCCTCACAGAAGGACTCCTGGGAAAACCAGCATCCCAGAACGTCACTGCTTCACCCTGAAGTCTGCCCTGCCCATGGCCTTGACGAAGGCCATTCGGACTTctctgttcctcaggctgtagatgaggGGGTTGAGGGTGGGTGTGATGAGGCTGTAGAAGAGGGATACCATGTTGTCCTGTTGTGGGCTGTGGTAGCTGCCCGGGACCATGTACATGAACACGGCTGCCCCGTAAAAGAGAGCCACTACAGCCATGTGTGACGAGCATGTGGTGAAAGCCTTGTGTCTAGCTTCGGCTGAGCGCATGCGCAGCACAGCCCCCAGAACATGGCCATAGGAGGTAAAGACGAGAGACAAGGGCAATAGTAAGATCAGCACCCCGGAGACGGATAGTGCCAACTCATAGGCGGAAGTGTCCGCACACGACAGCTTGAGGAGAGCTGGCAGCTCACAGAAGAAGTGGTCCACGGTGTGTGAGGCACAGAAGGGGAACGTCAGGGTGATGGAGGTCAGGACGGAGGCCACAAGTGCACCCGAGAACCAGGATGCGCCCACCATCACCAGACACACCTGGCCTCTCATGAGCACCTGGTAATGCAGGGGGTGGCACACAGCCACGTAGCGGTCAtaagacatgaagcaaagaaggACACCCTCAGAGACACCCATGAGCATGAGGAAGAACATCTGGGTGGCGCATCCCCCGAAGGTTATGACGTTTCTTTCCTGCAGGAAGTCAGCCACCATCTTGGGGATGGTGATCAGTGGGAAGCCAATATCCAGGAGTGAGAGCTGGCTGAGCAggaagtacatgggtgtgtggagtcTGGAGTCTGTGGCGATCAggaaaatcagtatggtgttgCCTAGAAGTTCTGTGGTGAACATGGTGGCCacgaggaagaagaggatgagaTGAGGTCCTGTGTGGCTGAAGAGCCCCACGAGGGTAAAATCTGAGGTTGTTGACACATTGGATGCCCCCATTCTCCCAGAGTGCATCACTGTCCATGGAAGCACAGGTGATTTGATAAAGGGTCCCAGTGGGATAATTTTACATCATACTGCAACTGTTCGGTGGAGGCCCTCCCGGTCCCCACCGGAGTCTCACTTGGAAGGGGATGAAAATTTATGAATAAATCCAGGTTCAGCTCcaatgaggggctgggggcgtggctcagggtggagccctgcctagaatccccagtgaggggctggggtgtggctcaggggtggagcccctgcctaagattccccagtgaggggctgggggcgtggctcaggggTGGAGCCCTGCCTAGATTTCCCCAGTCAGGGGCTGGTAGAGTGGCTCAGGAGTAGAGCCTCTGCCTAAAATCCACCTGTGATCAGAACACAGATAATTAATTCCACCCTGGTATCTGAGAGATATCATCATGGTACCTCTCAAGCAAGCGCAATCTAACAATATTTACAACTGAAGTCTGTCTCTAAGGTAAAGAGCACAAGATAGCTCCAGTGGGAGATCAGGGACACAGCTTACCAGACGCCCTGGGGATGAATCAGGTGTGAGATTTTGAAGAGGTCAAGAATCCAAGTGGGAGACCTTGTCCAAGATGATGTAGGTAGATCAAGACATGTCTGGAACCGTGAAGAAAGCCTCATTTCCATACCGTTGTCAGAGAGAAGATCTGAAAATCAATAACAGCCAGAAATGGGATATTTGTGATGGTTCAAGACAGATGGAGAGTCAGCAGGTTGGGCTAAGTGTTCCCAGTGATAGAGGAGATACAATATCAGCCTGCTTATTAAGTttctgttgtgtgtatgtgtatgtgtgtggatgcatgtgtgtgtgtgtgtgtgtgtgtgtgtgtgtgtgtgtaggctagatGTCAATATTGGgtgacccaagtttggttcctagaacccataCCAAGTGGCTCACAATCCCTTGTATCTCCAGCATCAGGGGATCAGACACCTCTGGTCTCTGagtgcatacacacgcacatgcatatgatataaaatgaataaattgattataataataataaattttggcAAAGGCCTAGTGAGATGAGTCAGAGGATGGAGATGCTTGGTGACAagtctgagttcaagccctgagAAACAACATGGTAGcgggagagaaccagctcctgcaagctgtcttcgGACTTCACACCCTTGTCAAGGTGGGTATCCCCCACCAAAGCCTCTGGTAGCATTTTCCTTTGCTTAACTGCTGTCCTCTCTCCACTTCTgtctattttgtcttgttttatttgtaCTTTCAACTTCAAATCATCGAAGGCAATGGCCTTTTGATTCCCCTTTCCCAAGCCATTCTGTCATGCAGCTATATCTTCCCAATTGAAACATTCCCCCAGACACTCCCAAGCCCAGGAAGTACAGCCAAGATTGACAAGGCCCCATTGCAAGGTTTTAGAAGCAGTGAAGTGTTAACACTCGCTGTGTGAGGGGAGGCATGACACACATGACAGGGCGGGGCAGACGATGACAGTCACAGGAAACGACATAGCAATGACACCTCCAGAGAGGTGCCACCCACTGTGGGTGAGGATTTCCGGAAACGCTGCTGCCTGAGTCCTCTATACTTAGGTTTGATTCCCCAAGAAATGTTAAGtctgtgttttggtttctttcttctttctttctttctctctctctctctctctctctctctctctctctctctctctctctctctttctctctctgtctcccttcctccctcttccctccctccctccctccttcctttttttcttttattcctttcttcctccctcctctctttttttgttttttttgttttttgagacagggtttctctgtgtggcccta containing:
- the LOC119811083 gene encoding olfactory receptor 2Z1-like — its product is MGASNVSTTSDFTLVGLFSHTGPHLILFFLVATMFTTELLGNTILIFLIATDSRLHTPMYFLLSQLSLLDIGFPLITIPKMVADFLQERNVITFGGCATQMFFLMLMGVSEGVLLCFMSYDRYVAVCHPLHYQVLMRGQVCLVMVGASWFSGALVASVLTSITLTFPFCASHTVDHFFCELPALLKLSCADTSAYELALSVSGVLILLLPLSLVFTSYGHVLGAVLRMRSAEARHKAFTTCSSHMAVVALFYGAAVFMYMVPGSYHSPQQDNMVSLFYSLITPTLNPLIYSLRNREVRMAFVKAMGRADFRVKQ